Below is a window of Diaminobutyricibacter sp. McL0608 DNA.
TCTACTGGGGGATGGACCGGGGCGGCCCGGTCTCGCGCGTGACTGTCGCACGCAAGAAGCTTCCCGCTGCGGATTTCCGCTTCCCGCAGGATGAGGACCACGATGCGATCGACGAGGTCGCGGCCGGTTCGTCGGCGAAGATCGATTGGGTGCCGGTCTTCCTCGACTACCTCTACTTCTCGCTGTCGAATTCGATGGCGTTCAGCGCGACAGACGCGATGCCACTCTCGCACCGCGCGAAAATGCTGATGGCGCTCGAATCGTTCGCGGGCTTCGTGTTGCTCGCACTGGTGATCGCCCGAGCCGTCTCGCTGATCGGGTGACGCGGTTCCGCGCACATTACACGCGAACGCACGGCCTTTCTACCCCCTTGTCCGCGCATCCGTTCGGGCGTTGGCTCGAAGGGACGGAAGGAGCTCAGATGAGCGCGTCGGACAAGATGAAGAACGAAGCACAGGACCTCAAAGGCAAGGCCGAAGAGGCAGTGGGGCACATGACGAACGACCAGGGGAAGGTCGTCGAGGGCA
It encodes the following:
- a CDS encoding CsbD family protein, giving the protein MSASDKMKNEAQDLKGKAEEAVGHMTNDQGKVVEGKADQASADAKKAGENVKDAGENVKDAFKR